Proteins from a genomic interval of Nocardioides jishulii:
- the idi gene encoding isopentenyl-diphosphate Delta-isomerase encodes MPGKTSEPFPPGPESSSEGTDDLVVLLDDAGQPCGTAPREDVHGTDTPLHLAFSCWLLDEAGRLLLTRRALTKRSWPGVWTNSFCGHPRPGEAFDDALARHAQRELRVAISDVVPLVPDFAYRAVDASGVVENEVCPVVAARVVGEVDPHPDEVMEHAWVPLDDVLSALRVSPWALSPWMREQAVAMEANGGWETLAGHARAAERA; translated from the coding sequence GTGCCAGGCAAGACCTCCGAGCCCTTCCCACCCGGTCCTGAGTCGTCCTCCGAGGGGACGGACGACCTGGTCGTCCTGCTGGACGACGCCGGGCAGCCGTGCGGGACGGCGCCACGTGAGGACGTCCACGGCACCGACACGCCTCTGCACCTGGCGTTCTCGTGCTGGCTGCTCGACGAGGCGGGTCGTCTGCTGCTGACCCGCCGTGCCCTGACGAAGCGCTCGTGGCCGGGCGTGTGGACCAACTCCTTCTGCGGCCACCCGCGCCCCGGGGAGGCGTTCGACGACGCGCTGGCCCGGCACGCGCAGCGCGAGCTGCGGGTCGCGATCAGCGACGTGGTGCCGCTGGTCCCCGACTTCGCCTACCGGGCGGTGGACGCCAGCGGTGTCGTGGAGAACGAGGTCTGTCCGGTCGTCGCAGCCCGGGTGGTGGGTGAGGTCGACCCCCACCCGGACGAGGTGATGGAGCACGCGTGGGTGCCGCTCGACGACGTCCTCTCGGCGCTCCGGGTCTCGCCGTGGGCGCTGAGCCCGTGGATGCGTGAGCAGGCAGTGGCCATGGAGGCCAACGGCGGGTGGGAGACGTTGGCCGGTCACGCCCGAGCGGCGGAGCGCGCATGA
- a CDS encoding Lrp/AsnC family transcriptional regulator, producing MPVAELDATDRQILDLLIEDGRRSVREIADLVGLSPSPVRRRIERLENQGVIVGYTAVVDESRLGNTFEAFAELRFAGNTEVSEITASAKDIPEVIAIYTVAGDPDAIVHFKVSNLRHLHSLIDLIRRDGHVIGTKTLMVLDSWQRGTPSP from the coding sequence ATGCCAGTCGCCGAGCTCGATGCCACGGACCGCCAGATCCTCGACCTGCTCATCGAGGACGGACGGCGCAGCGTCCGTGAGATCGCCGACCTCGTGGGCCTCTCCCCCAGCCCGGTCCGCCGGCGCATCGAGCGGCTAGAGAACCAGGGCGTGATCGTGGGCTACACCGCGGTCGTCGACGAGAGCCGCCTGGGCAACACCTTCGAGGCCTTCGCCGAACTGCGCTTCGCCGGCAACACCGAGGTCTCCGAGATCACCGCGTCGGCCAAGGACATCCCCGAGGTGATCGCCATCTACACGGTGGCCGGCGACCCGGACGCCATCGTGCACTTCAAGGTCTCCAACCTGCGCCACCTGCACTCGCTCATCGACCTGATCCGCCGCGACGGTCACGTGATCGGCACCAAGACCCTGATGGTGCTCGACTCGTGGCAACGTGGGACTCCCTCGCCCTGA
- a CDS encoding DUF6328 family protein: MVEDRREETAAERADRNWTDLLQEVRVLQTGVQLLSGFLLTLPFMPRFDRLDDVQVALYLTLVVLAAATTLVLLGAVALHRRFFQEQRKESLVQVGHRLAQVALALGAALALGATVFVLDVVLTRAVAAWVGASMVAIGVGAWALLTHAVLTAPD; this comes from the coding sequence ATGGTCGAGGACAGGCGTGAAGAGACGGCTGCGGAGCGGGCGGACCGCAACTGGACGGACCTCCTGCAGGAGGTCCGCGTCCTGCAGACCGGGGTGCAGCTGCTGAGCGGCTTCCTGCTCACCCTGCCGTTCATGCCGCGGTTCGACCGCCTCGACGACGTCCAGGTCGCTCTCTACCTCACCCTCGTCGTGCTGGCGGCGGCCACGACCCTCGTCCTCCTGGGCGCCGTGGCCCTGCACCGGCGCTTCTTCCAGGAACAGCGCAAGGAGTCCCTGGTCCAGGTCGGCCACCGGCTGGCGCAGGTGGCGCTCGCGCTGGGGGCGGCGCTCGCGCTCGGGGCGACCGTCTTCGTCCTCGACGTGGTGCTCACCCGCGCCGTCGCCGCCTGGGTGGGGGCGAGCATGGTCGCGATCGGGGTGGGCGCGTGGGCGCTCCTCACACACGCGGTCCTCACCGCGCCCGACTGA
- a CDS encoding phytoene/squalene synthase family protein has translation MKQEPAPYEMYDAVADAVADLVIRRYSTSFGLASRLLAGDVRPHVRNVYAMVRVADELVDAPRPGGDAAHQSALLTVMHDDVHAALRTGHSANLVVHAFARTARHCGIGVDLVDPFFASMRMDLERAEHDAASFDEYVYGSAEVVGLMCLRAFVVDEPDPPARYEQLCHGARRLGAAFQKVNFLRDLAEDHHDLGRSYFPDFDVAHFDARDRDRLLDDIEADLAVAARAVQELPVSSRRAVAAAHALFAELAQRLRRTPPSVIREQRVRVPASRKAQIIARAVARGGA, from the coding sequence ATGAAGCAGGAGCCAGCCCCCTACGAGATGTACGACGCCGTCGCGGACGCCGTCGCCGACCTCGTGATCCGGCGCTACTCCACGTCGTTCGGCCTGGCGTCGCGCCTGCTGGCTGGTGACGTCCGCCCCCACGTACGCAACGTCTACGCGATGGTGAGGGTGGCGGACGAGCTCGTCGACGCCCCGCGGCCCGGCGGTGACGCCGCCCACCAGTCAGCGCTGCTGACCGTGATGCACGACGACGTCCACGCCGCCCTGCGGACCGGCCACAGCGCCAACCTCGTCGTCCACGCGTTCGCCCGGACCGCCCGTCACTGCGGCATCGGCGTGGACCTCGTGGACCCCTTCTTCGCCTCGATGCGGATGGACCTGGAGCGGGCCGAGCACGACGCGGCCAGCTTCGACGAGTACGTCTACGGGTCCGCCGAGGTCGTCGGCCTGATGTGCCTGAGGGCCTTCGTCGTCGACGAGCCCGACCCGCCCGCGCGCTACGAGCAGCTGTGCCACGGTGCGCGTCGTCTGGGCGCTGCCTTCCAGAAGGTCAACTTCCTGCGTGACCTGGCCGAGGACCATCACGACCTCGGGCGCTCCTACTTCCCCGACTTCGACGTCGCCCACTTCGACGCGCGCGACCGCGACCGGCTCCTCGACGACATCGAGGCCGACCTGGCCGTGGCCGCCAGGGCGGTGCAAGAGCTGCCCGTCAGCAGTCGGAGGGCCGTGGCCGCCGCCCACGCCCTCTTCGCCGAGTTGGCGCAGCGTCTACGACGCACCCCTCCGTCGGTGATCCGTGAGCAACGGGTGCGGGTGCCTGCCTCACGCAAGGCCCAGATCATCGCTCGGGCCGTGGCCAGGGGCGGCGCGTGA
- a CDS encoding NUDIX domain-containing protein, producing the protein MPVRSAGLLVHRTGEQGLEVLLVHPGGPFWARKDAGVWSIPKGEYLEDEEPLAAARREFAEEVGQPAPAGDVVDLGALRQPSGKVVQAYAVEGDVDLTDFRSNTFELEWPRGSGRVQHFPEVDRAAWVGVERARELLLRGQVPFLDALVERMRPDPT; encoded by the coding sequence ATGCCCGTACGCAGCGCCGGACTCCTGGTCCACCGCACCGGCGAGCAAGGACTCGAGGTGCTCCTCGTGCATCCCGGCGGCCCGTTCTGGGCGCGCAAGGATGCCGGGGTGTGGTCGATCCCGAAGGGCGAGTACCTCGAGGACGAGGAACCGCTCGCCGCGGCCCGTCGCGAGTTCGCCGAGGAGGTCGGCCAGCCTGCCCCCGCGGGTGACGTCGTCGACCTCGGTGCCCTCCGGCAGCCGAGCGGCAAGGTCGTGCAGGCGTACGCGGTCGAGGGCGACGTCGACCTGACCGACTTCCGCAGCAACACCTTCGAGCTCGAGTGGCCGCGGGGATCGGGCCGCGTCCAGCACTTCCCCGAGGTCGACCGTGCCGCCTGGGTCGGGGTGGAGCGCGCCCGTGAGCTGCTGCTCCGCGGGCAGGTCCCCTTCCTCGACGCCTTGGTGGAACGGATGCGCCCGGACCCGACCTGA
- the crtI gene encoding phytoene desaturase family protein, with protein MTARGTVCVVGGGIAGLATAALLAQDGWSVQLLERGSELGGRAGSWSVDGFRFDTGPSWYLMPDVFDHFFALMGTSAAEQLDLRLLDPGYRVLFEGRSEPFEVSASRAENVARFEALEPGAGRALEDYLASADEAYAMAVDHFLYTSFEEFSSLVSRQVLLKGRRLAPLLLRSLESFVAARFTDPRIRQVLGYPAVFLGSSPDRVPALYHLMSRMDLADGVLYPQGGFSTLVDAVADLAREAGAVLHTDAEVTAVLTDPPARRGARATVRGVRHRDASGDEHVVEADVVVGACDLHHLETQLLPPPLQTYPESWWSRRDPGPGAVLALLGVRGELPELAHHTLFFTRDWAANFDDVFTARRVPEPASAYVCRPSATDPSVAPEGHENLFVLVPVPADVTLGHGGVDGAGDPRVEQVADAAIAQMAEWAGMPDLVDRIVVRRTVGPADFAADLNAWSGGALGPGHVLKQSAFFRAGNASTKVDGLLYAGSSTIPGIGLPMCLISAELVLKRLRGDTSTGRVAAPILKEAAS; from the coding sequence GTGACGGCCCGCGGCACGGTCTGCGTGGTCGGTGGCGGCATCGCCGGACTCGCGACCGCCGCCCTCCTGGCCCAGGACGGCTGGAGCGTCCAGCTCCTCGAACGCGGCTCGGAGCTGGGCGGTCGGGCCGGGTCCTGGAGCGTCGACGGATTCCGCTTCGACACCGGCCCGTCGTGGTACCTGATGCCCGACGTCTTCGACCACTTCTTCGCCCTGATGGGCACCAGCGCTGCCGAGCAGCTCGACCTGCGTCTGCTGGACCCCGGCTACCGCGTGCTCTTCGAGGGACGCTCCGAGCCGTTCGAGGTGAGCGCCTCGCGGGCGGAGAACGTCGCCCGCTTCGAGGCACTCGAGCCCGGGGCCGGCCGCGCCCTGGAGGACTACCTCGCCTCTGCCGACGAGGCGTACGCCATGGCGGTCGACCACTTCCTCTACACCAGCTTCGAGGAGTTCAGCTCTCTCGTCAGCCGCCAGGTACTGCTGAAGGGCAGGCGTCTGGCCCCACTCCTCCTGCGGTCGCTGGAGTCGTTCGTCGCGGCCCGCTTCACCGATCCCCGGATCCGTCAGGTCCTGGGTTACCCGGCGGTCTTCCTCGGCTCCTCGCCCGACCGGGTGCCGGCGCTCTACCACCTGATGAGCCGGATGGACCTGGCCGATGGGGTGCTCTACCCCCAGGGCGGCTTCTCGACCCTGGTGGACGCGGTCGCCGACCTGGCCCGCGAGGCGGGTGCCGTGCTGCACACCGACGCCGAGGTCACGGCCGTGCTCACCGACCCGCCGGCGCGCCGCGGCGCCCGGGCGACCGTACGCGGCGTGAGGCACCGCGACGCGTCGGGCGACGAGCACGTCGTCGAGGCTGACGTCGTGGTCGGCGCCTGCGACCTGCACCACCTGGAGACGCAGCTGCTGCCTCCGCCGCTGCAGACCTATCCCGAGAGCTGGTGGTCGCGGCGCGACCCCGGTCCGGGGGCGGTCCTGGCGCTGCTCGGGGTGCGCGGCGAGCTGCCGGAGCTGGCGCACCACACGTTGTTCTTCACCCGTGACTGGGCCGCGAACTTCGACGACGTCTTCACCGCCCGACGCGTCCCGGAGCCGGCGTCGGCCTACGTCTGCCGACCGTCGGCCACCGATCCGTCGGTGGCTCCCGAGGGCCACGAGAACCTCTTCGTGCTGGTGCCGGTGCCGGCGGACGTCACCCTCGGGCATGGCGGCGTCGACGGCGCCGGTGACCCCCGGGTCGAGCAGGTCGCCGATGCGGCGATCGCCCAGATGGCCGAGTGGGCCGGCATGCCCGACCTCGTCGACCGGATCGTGGTGCGCCGCACCGTGGGACCGGCCGACTTCGCGGCCGACCTCAACGCCTGGTCGGGGGGTGCCCTCGGGCCGGGCCACGTGCTGAAGCAGAGCGCCTTCTTCCGCGCCGGCAACGCCTCGACCAAGGTCGACGGGCTGCTCTACGCCGGCTCCAGCACCATCCCCGGCATCGGCCTGCCGATGTGCCTGATCAGCGCCGAGCTCGTGCTCAAGCGGCTGCGGGGAGACACGTCCACCGGCCGGGTGGCCGCGCCGATCCTGAAGGAGGCAGCGAGTTGA
- a CDS encoding lycopene cyclase domain-containing protein, with protein MTYLGLAAVFVALCVPLMLVAVVWRRPGRRWWLATGLTLASLVVLTAVFDSVMIAADLFRFDEDRLVGWFVGLAPVEDFAWPVAAVLVVPAVVLLLAGDERKPR; from the coding sequence ATGACCTATCTCGGTCTGGCGGCGGTCTTCGTCGCCCTCTGCGTGCCGTTGATGCTGGTCGCGGTGGTGTGGCGGCGTCCCGGTCGTCGGTGGTGGCTGGCCACCGGGCTCACCCTGGCCTCGCTCGTCGTGCTCACGGCGGTCTTCGACTCGGTCATGATCGCCGCCGACCTCTTCCGGTTCGACGAGGACCGGCTCGTCGGCTGGTTCGTCGGACTGGCGCCGGTGGAGGACTTCGCGTGGCCGGTCGCGGCCGTGCTGGTGGTGCCCGCGGTGGTCCTGCTGCTCGCCGGCGACGAGCGGAAGCCGCGGTGA
- a CDS encoding glycosyltransferase family 2 protein has translation MNPRLPTPDSQRVSVVIPVLDDAVELRECLALLARQETPPLEVVVVDNGCSDNSVEVALAAGARVVREERRGIPRAAAAGYDAARGGIVARLDADSRPAPDWTTRLSRAMADETVDAVTGPGRFHDVAWPVRALAGLVYLGAYYALTTLATANTPLWGSSMAIRRSSWQRVRDQVHLDADVHDDMDLSFALGPRATIRYVHGLGVGVSGRSLVGLPQLRRRMDRAFTTLRLNWAISPPWERWQRRLSPGRAGSTPG, from the coding sequence GTGAACCCCCGCCTGCCCACGCCCGACTCGCAGCGGGTCTCGGTGGTCATCCCGGTGCTGGACGACGCCGTCGAGCTGCGTGAGTGCCTGGCCCTGCTGGCCCGCCAGGAGACCCCTCCCCTCGAGGTGGTCGTGGTCGACAACGGCTGCTCCGACAACTCCGTCGAGGTGGCCCTGGCGGCCGGTGCCCGGGTCGTACGCGAGGAACGGCGCGGGATTCCACGCGCAGCCGCCGCCGGCTACGACGCCGCGCGCGGCGGGATCGTCGCCCGCCTCGACGCCGACTCCCGCCCCGCACCCGACTGGACGACCCGCCTCTCGAGAGCCATGGCCGACGAGACCGTCGACGCGGTCACCGGCCCGGGACGCTTCCACGACGTCGCCTGGCCCGTGCGCGCGCTCGCCGGACTGGTCTACCTCGGCGCCTACTACGCGCTCACCACGCTGGCGACGGCCAACACGCCTCTGTGGGGCTCCTCGATGGCGATCCGCCGCTCCTCGTGGCAACGGGTTCGCGACCAGGTCCACCTCGACGCCGACGTCCACGACGACATGGACCTCTCGTTCGCCCTCGGTCCACGCGCGACGATCCGGTACGTCCACGGCCTCGGGGTGGGGGTCTCCGGACGTTCCTTGGTGGGGCTCCCCCAGCTGCGCCGCCGGATGGACCGCGCCTTCACGACCCTGCGCCTCAACTGGGCCATCTCCCCGCCGTGGGAGCGCTGGCAGCGCAGGCTCAGCCCAGGGCGTGCAGGATCAACACCTGGGTGA
- a CDS encoding prenyltransferase, with the protein MSTRSRIGTVLGSSRPLSWVNTAFPFGAAYLVAGGRLDVAFWVGCLFFLVPYNLLMYGLNDVFDYESDLRNPRKGGAEGVVLDRGLHRATILAALGSSTPFVLALLALGSWAGASVLALSLVAVVAYSAPVLRFKERPFLDSVTSSTHFVSPALYGLVLAGERGGTFGDFSSWPLGVWAALGGFFLWGMASHAFGAVQDVRADREAGIGSIGTVLGARATTWVALVLYLLGGVVLLAVPWPGWLTAVLVLPYAANLVPYLGISDSDCERANRGWRRFLVLNFVTGFFVTQVLILHALG; encoded by the coding sequence GTGAGCACGCGCTCGCGGATCGGCACAGTCCTCGGTTCCTCGCGCCCGCTGTCGTGGGTCAACACGGCCTTCCCGTTCGGAGCCGCCTACCTGGTCGCTGGGGGCCGCCTCGACGTCGCCTTCTGGGTCGGCTGCCTCTTCTTCCTGGTGCCCTACAACCTGTTGATGTACGGCCTCAACGACGTCTTCGACTACGAGTCCGACCTGCGCAACCCACGCAAGGGCGGCGCCGAGGGCGTCGTCCTGGACCGTGGGCTGCACCGCGCGACCATCCTGGCCGCGCTCGGCTCCAGCACGCCCTTCGTGCTGGCCCTGCTGGCCCTCGGCTCGTGGGCCGGAGCGAGCGTGCTGGCACTCAGCCTGGTCGCGGTCGTCGCCTACTCGGCCCCGGTGCTGCGCTTCAAGGAGCGGCCCTTCCTCGACTCGGTCACCTCCAGCACCCACTTCGTCTCACCCGCCCTCTACGGCCTCGTGCTCGCCGGCGAGCGGGGCGGCACGTTCGGGGACTTCTCCTCCTGGCCCCTGGGCGTCTGGGCAGCCCTGGGCGGGTTCTTCCTGTGGGGCATGGCGTCGCACGCGTTCGGAGCCGTGCAGGACGTCCGCGCCGACCGCGAGGCCGGCATCGGCTCGATCGGCACCGTCCTGGGGGCCCGTGCCACCACGTGGGTCGCGCTGGTCCTCTACCTGCTCGGCGGTGTCGTCCTGCTCGCCGTGCCCTGGCCGGGCTGGCTGACGGCCGTGCTGGTGCTGCCGTACGCCGCCAACCTCGTCCCCTACCTGGGGATCAGCGACTCCGACTGCGAGCGGGCGAACCGCGGGTGGCGTCGCTTCCTGGTGCTCAACTTCGTCACCGGGTTCTTCGTCACCCAGGTGTTGATCCTGCACGCCCTGGGCTGA
- a CDS encoding lycopene cyclase domain-containing protein yields MSWLYLASIVVSMVCMGLVDRRWRLFLFDRPRVAIIAVVVGFVLFLAWDLVAIEIAVYSKGASPAMSGVDVAPHLPLEELFFITFLCYITGVLHGLFTRVLTHRDTDREASR; encoded by the coding sequence TTGAGTTGGCTCTACCTGGCCAGCATCGTGGTGTCGATGGTGTGCATGGGTCTCGTGGACCGGCGGTGGCGCCTCTTCCTCTTCGACCGCCCGCGCGTGGCGATCATCGCCGTGGTGGTGGGCTTCGTGCTCTTCCTGGCGTGGGACCTGGTGGCCATCGAGATCGCCGTCTACAGCAAGGGCGCCTCGCCGGCGATGTCCGGCGTCGACGTGGCTCCGCACCTCCCGCTGGAGGAGCTCTTCTTCATCACCTTCCTCTGCTACATCACCGGGGTCCTCCACGGCCTCTTCACCCGGGTGCTGACGCATCGGGACACCGACCGGGAGGCGTCCCGATGA
- a CDS encoding DNA topoisomerase IB, protein MRLRHVSRESPGWTRRRAGKGFALLDQDGRPLPEEERQRVRDLAIPPAWTDVWICPDPRGHLQAVGTDDAGRLQYLYHPAWREKKDAEKFERCQELGAALGRARGRVARDLALSGMPADRACAVAFRLLDLGCFRVGNDVYADTYGSFGLTTLERSHVRQKRGVLHFDFIGKSGVEHHVELADADLVAALGTMRRRRDEGLCLLVSRAGPTWAPLTSEVVNDYIRRTTGVDATAKDFRTWHATVIAAAVLGDEGPATTKKERSAALTRTWEEASSLLGNTPTQARTSYVDPRVVDAYDEGRTVKRAVARAQLEGQERSRRLELAVLRLLDGEE, encoded by the coding sequence ATGCGACTGAGGCACGTCTCGCGGGAGAGCCCCGGGTGGACCCGACGTCGGGCCGGCAAGGGCTTCGCCCTGCTGGACCAGGACGGCCGTCCGCTGCCGGAGGAGGAGCGTCAGCGTGTCCGTGACCTGGCGATCCCGCCGGCGTGGACCGACGTGTGGATCTGCCCCGACCCCCGCGGCCACCTCCAGGCCGTCGGCACCGACGACGCCGGACGCCTCCAGTACCTCTACCACCCGGCCTGGCGGGAGAAGAAGGACGCAGAGAAGTTCGAGCGCTGCCAGGAGCTGGGCGCTGCCCTGGGCCGTGCGCGCGGACGGGTCGCCCGTGACCTGGCGCTCTCCGGCATGCCGGCCGACCGGGCCTGCGCCGTCGCCTTCCGCCTCCTGGACCTCGGCTGCTTCCGGGTCGGCAACGACGTCTACGCCGACACGTACGGCAGCTTCGGGCTCACCACGCTCGAGCGCAGCCACGTCAGGCAGAAGCGGGGCGTGCTGCACTTCGACTTCATCGGCAAGTCCGGCGTGGAGCACCACGTCGAGCTCGCGGACGCTGACCTGGTCGCGGCGCTCGGCACGATGCGGCGACGGCGCGACGAAGGGCTCTGCCTCCTCGTCTCCCGTGCAGGGCCGACGTGGGCACCGCTCACCTCCGAGGTCGTCAACGACTACATCCGCCGCACCACGGGCGTCGACGCCACGGCCAAGGACTTCAGGACGTGGCACGCGACCGTCATCGCCGCCGCCGTCCTGGGGGACGAGGGGCCTGCGACGACCAAGAAGGAGCGGAGCGCGGCCCTGACCCGCACGTGGGAGGAGGCCTCGAGCCTCCTGGGCAACACGCCCACCCAGGCGCGGACCTCCTACGTCGACCCGCGCGTGGTCGACGCCTACGACGAGGGACGCACCGTGAAGCGCGCCGTGGCCAGGGCGCAGCTGGAGGGCCAGGAGCGCTCCCGACGCCTCGAGCTGGCCGTGCTGCGGCTGCTCGACGGCGAGGAGTGA